Within Kineothrix sp. MB12-C1, the genomic segment ATCTTGTCCCCCTTCTTCAGGGAAAAATAATGTCCGATCTAAAATAACCTTATAAAGAACTTCTGATGAACTCTTATCCTCACCTGAAACGGGATGGCAAGAGAGTACCGTGGCTGTAAATTCTGTCTGATAAGCATCTGTATCATAAAGTTTGATTGTTTTTTCCATAATAAAAGTAACTCTGCCTTTCTTTATTAAAATTATAAACAAGGTTATCATACCTTGTTATACTTTGGTATGCAAGATATAAAATGAGATTAGAAGAGACTGTGGGTGAAGAACTTGACATTATTGCAAAATAAGAGCAAAATACAAAGGTATACCATGGCCGCTTGCGGACAAGGTATAATATTTAAACAGTATTATACTGCGCCGAGCAAAGCGAGTGTGCAAAAGGCATACCGCAGCCGCTTGCGGCTAAGGTATATGATAAGAGAGAAGAAGGAGAATATTTGATAATGACTAAAATAGATATTGTATCCGGTTTTCTTGGTGCCGGTAAGACAACGTTGATAAAGAAGCTGTTAAAAGAGGCTTTGGCGAATACAAAGGTAGTACTGATTGAAAATGAGTTCGGAGAGATTGGCATTGATGGCGGTTTCTTAAAAGAAGCGGGAATTGAAATTAAAGAAATGAACTCCGGCTGTATCTGCTGTTCTTTGGTCGGTGACTTTGGAACTTCTTTAAAAGAGGTATTAAAGACTTATGAACCGGAACGGATTCTTATCGAACCGTCAGGCGTTGGTAAGCTTTCCGATGTTATGAAGGCGGTACAGGAGGTAGTGGCAGAAAATGAAGTGGAATTAAACAGTGCAGTAGCTGTAGTGGATGCCACGAAATGCAGAATGTATATTAAGAATTTCGGTGAATTCTTCGTTAATCAAATAGAACATGCGGGAACAATAATCTTGAGCCGTACGGGGAAACTCAGTGAAGAGAAGCTGGCGGCTAATGTAGCCCTTATCAGAGAATATAATGAGAAGGCAGTGATTGTGACGACTCCCTGGGAGGAGCTCGAAGGTGCGGATATTCTTGCGACAATAGAAGGTGCGAAGAATCTTGAAGCAGAATTGATGGAAGAAGTGCGGAGAGGATATGAGAGCCATAATCATCATGAGCATGATGAGAACTGTGGCTGCCATGAACATCATGGACACTCCCATAATCATGAGGAGCATCATCATGAGCATGATAAGAACTGTGGTTGTCATGAACATCATGAACACTCTCATAATCAAGAGGGAAGCTGCGGTTGTCACGGTGACCATCACGACCATCATCATCATGACCACGGTGAAAATTGTGGTTGCGGCTGTCATGATCATGAACATGCCCATAGCCACGAAGGGCATCATCATGCTGATGATGTCTTCGTAAGCTGGGGA encodes:
- a CDS encoding CobW family GTP-binding protein; translation: MTKIDIVSGFLGAGKTTLIKKLLKEALANTKVVLIENEFGEIGIDGGFLKEAGIEIKEMNSGCICCSLVGDFGTSLKEVLKTYEPERILIEPSGVGKLSDVMKAVQEVVAENEVELNSAVAVVDATKCRMYIKNFGEFFVNQIEHAGTIILSRTGKLSEEKLAANVALIREYNEKAVIVTTPWEELEGADILATIEGAKNLEAELMEEVRRGYESHNHHEHDENCGCHEHHGHSHNHEEHHHEHDKNCGCHEHHEHSHNQEGSCGCHGDHHDHHHHDHGENCGCGCHDHEHAHSHEGHHHADDVFVSWGMETAAAYDKAKIEGVLESLEEEEQYGIVLRAKGMVPAGDGTWIYFDYVPGEFDIRTGRPDVTGKICVIGSGLNEDNLKRLFEKA